From a single Tachypleus tridentatus isolate NWPU-2018 chromosome 6, ASM421037v1, whole genome shotgun sequence genomic region:
- the LOC143251978 gene encoding uncharacterized protein LOC143251978: MDDFLADNKTLMKHQSLNASHVIFSLRRRLREQEQLVINLRSERDRVIREILSSLLFIEGKLRKEQKEIVSILKEKDRIIQRTQNELEYWRTRFIDLENRDRREISASTVFGDQVSQDIQNSLAQSVNDKPNLLKKSGPNSSCDKNELRVNELSTFDTMESTTSDTGEVEQEMGATEMSLAQSNEFLEQNIEGERDGLSDAESVVDYYLDGQPKELDNFENDQAKSKLFRRRYLLHGSYERLTDIGHVGEKIITNQFKKILGNHRSVVRPRDIKYKKVSRSRTQAFEELKSKLRHISDPLL, encoded by the coding sequence ATGGATGATTTTTTGGCTGACAACAAGACGCTGATGAAACACCAGTCTTTAAATGCCAGtcatgtaatattttctttacgaAGACGGCTACGAGAGCAGGAACAACTCGTAATCAATCTTCGTAGTGAAAGAGATCGTGTTATAAGAGAAATACTTTCCAGTTTACTCTTTATAGAAGGCAAACTCAGAAAAGAACAAAAAGAGATCGTTTCTATATTGAAAGAAAAAGATCGCATTatacaaagaacacaaaatgaACTGGAGTATTGGAGGACACGTTTTATAGATCTTGAGAATCGAGACAGGCGGGAAATATCTGCTAGTACAGTATTTGGAGATCAAGTGTCGCAGGACATTCAAAACAGCCTGGCGCAGAGTGTAAACGACAAGCCGAATCTCCTTAAAAAATCAGGTCCTAATAGTTCTTGTGATAAAAATGAGCTGCGTGTAAACGAACTTTCAACCTTTGACACCATGGAAAGCACTACAAGTGACACGGGGGAAGTTGAGCAAGAAATGGGTGCTACAGAAATGAGTCTTGCTCAGAGTAACGAATTTCTTGAACAGAATATTGAGGGTGAAAGAGACGGTCTCTCTGACGCCGAATCCGTTGTAGATTATTACTTAGATGGACAGCCAAAAGAATTAGATAATTTTGAAAACGATCAGGCTAAAAGTAAGCTTTTTCGAAGGAGATACCTGTTACATGGTAGTTACGAAAGACTGACAGATATTGGACACGTGGGAGAAAAGATTATAACCAACCAGTTTAAAAAAATCTTAGGCAATCATCGATCAGTAGTAAGACCAAGGGACATAAAATACAAGAAAGTTTCTAGATCTCGTACACAGGCTTTTGAAGAATTAAAGAGTAAATTACGACACATCAGTGATCCACTCTTGtag